The following is a genomic window from Desulfitibacter sp. BRH_c19.
TCATAATCTGTAGATACCTCAACCCTTCCATAGCCACATCCTAAATAACCAAGCAGTCTTTGATTAATAATAATAGGTGATTGAATGGAATACACATTAAATTTACATTTAAAAACTACAAGTTCATTGCCCTTTTTATCTCCATTATCAGTACACAACACACAATTTCCTGCTTTTTGTCTCATACAAAGAGTACAAAAATCCGGGAAGTTTTTTGGTTCAGCTAGCAAGTCACCAGAACAATCCACTAATGTGACAGCCAGGCTAACACTTTGGGCAAATTTATCCGCAATTATATTAAGATTAACTAATTTGTCTATATCATATAGATTTAAGTCATCTATTGTCTCCATTTCATTAAGAGGTTCTAGTAAAGCAGGATATACTATACTTAAGAATTGAGATTGTTTGTCAGTTTTATTAGTCAGATAATGTTGGGCACCATCTGGAACATACCCAAGCTTTCCTTTTCTTAAAACAAGCTTTCTTCCGTTAATTATGTGAATACTTTCCCCTTCTATACCATACAAAATTTCTATATATCCAGCATGTGTGTGTAGCTCTTGTTCTTTACCTGGAAATGCTGTGCCAAAAGAAAGGGTTGGCTGAGTATTAAAACCGTCTGGGTCCATTTGTAGCCAATACAAGTCTCCCCATTCATAATGCTGTTCATCTATGATTTCTAAATCAAATAGTTTATGAATTGTTTTTTGAATTTGTTCATTCACCTGTATCACCTAATATTCTATAGTTTATTAAAGCTTACATATTAAGGCTTTGGCATTTATTACACTTTACGTTTAACTATTATCAAATTTACAGTCGACCATACAAGAGCATATTAGCCTTTGAACAAGTTATATAATAACATATATAACTTGAAACGTACAAAAAAACAGCGTCAACCATGTCGTACTGATTTTTACCGCTGTTTCTATATATCATACTAGTAGCTCTGTGTTGTCTGAATAATCCTGTTTAATAAAACTTAAAGATAAGAAATAATAAAACTGGGATTGTTACGATACTTACTAATGTAGTAAACACAACTCCTTCACTAGCCATTCTTACGTTGCCTTCATACGTTTCTGCAAAAATTGTTGCAAGAACACCAGAAGGTGTGCCTGCCATAATAATAACCACACCTGCAACCATAAGAGAAACACTAGCCAGTTTTAGTATCACAAATAAAAGTATGGGTATAAAAAGTAATCGTATAAAAGTTATGGCAAAGTACTTTCTTAATTCCTTAAACCTTATTTTATCAATTTCCAATGTAAGCCCTATTATTATAAAGGACAATGGAAATGTCATTGAACCAATTGTTTCAAAGGTTTCCAGAAACGGAGATGGTATTCTCAGCTTTAATGCGACCATCACAATACTTGCGAACATAGCAACAACAGTCGGTTCTTTAAGAAATTTTAATTTGGTAACTTTGATGTCCTTTGGAGTCATTAACCACAACCCATAAGTCCATACTATAACTACATTAACCAGATTAAAAATAATTGCTAAAAATAAACCCGTCTCTTGAAATACTACTAATACAATTGGAAAGCCTATAAAAACCGTATTTCCAAACAAACACAGAAACTCTAGAAGGTTTTTCTCTTTCTCCACAGTATTTGAGTACTTAACTGTTTGTCTAAACATTAGAGCAGTCACTACTATAATTACTAAGGAGGTGAAGGCTACTAATAAGCTTTGCCTTATTAATTCAAGTTCTAATTCAAAATCAAAGGCAGTTAATAAAAGTAATGGTAAAGTTAAATTCATAACTAATTGTGTCAAAGCAGGACTTATGTTACCATTTAACAATTTTAACTGTTTAGCCGCTAATCCCATAAATATTAATAAAAAGAATATACCAATGGTTTCTATAACATTTAAATACAATCTACATCTACCACCCTACACTTCATTGTTTATGCCTTCAAAAATGTCAATTTGTCAAGCCTGACCCTTAAAACCTAGTTCTTTGGAGATTTCTAAGCCAGCCGCTACAGCTAATTCAGCCATTTTTTTTAGAGAATTCAAGGTCATTCTTGTTGTTGGCCCAGCAATGCTGATTGCAGCTATTACTTTGCCTGAATGGTCCATAATCGGTGCAGCTACACACCTTAAACCTTCCTCATTCTCCTCATCATCAATTGCATATCCCTTTTTTCTAATATCCTCTAGATGTTGATTAAAGACTTCCTCATCTGTAATAGTATTAATTGTATATTTAGGAAGTCCATATTCTCTAATTATTTGTTCCCTCTCTTCAGCATCCATCCATGCCAATATGGCCTTGCCAACACCTGTACAGTGGGAAGGTTGACTTTTACCTATTTCAGTATGAATTCTCATGGATTGAATACTTTCCTGCTTTTCTATATAAACCACTTTTCCCTGGCGCATTATGACCATGTGTACAGTTTCATTAATCTGCTGCGAAAGGCGTTTTATAATGGGTTTTGCTTTGCTGCGGAAATCAATTCCGTTTAATGAGGCATTAGCAATAAAAGTAAATGCAATACCTAATTTATATTTACCACCTTCAGCATCCTGTTCGAAATACCCTCTTCCGATTAATGTGTTTAAAGTTGCATGAACTGTACTCTTATTTATGTTTAGCTTTTTGCTAATCTCTGTAACACCCATAGGTCGACTTTCCTGTGCCATAAGTTCAATGATCCGGAATGCCTTATCAACTGACTTAAGATTATTTTTGTCCTCCCCCATTTAGATAATCCTCCAGTTTTACAAGCTTCTATTTTTTACTTAATTCATAAGCAACATCAATTATCATATCTTCTTGACCACCAACTGTCTTTCTCTGTCCCAACTCAATTAGTATATCCCTTGCATCAACACCAAATTTCTCTGCTGCGCGTTCTGCATGTAATAAGAAGCTTCCATATACTCCAGCATAACCGATGCTAAGAGAGTTTTTATCTATGACCTGTGGCCTTTTCATTTTAGGAGCAACTATATCATCAGCAACATCCATTATTTTGTATAGATCTACACCAGTTTCGTATCCTAGCTTATTTAAAACTGCTACTAATACCTCTGTTTGGGTATTTCCAGCTCCTGCACCTAATCCCTTACATGTACCATCTACCATATCAGCACCTGCTTCAATAGCTGCTAACGTATTAGCTAATGCTAAACTCAAATTATTGTGTGCGTGATGTCCAACCGGAATGCTCACCGCTTCTTTTACTGCTCTGATCCTCGCAGCAATCTCGACAGGAACCATGGCTCCTGCTGAGTCTGTTACATACACTACATCTGCACCATAGCTTTCAAAAAGCTTTGCTTGCTCTACAACTTTTTCAGGGGTTACCATATGGGACATCATTAAAAACCCTATAGCTTCCATTCCAAGTTCCTTAGCTAACTTAATGTGCTGTTCTCCAACATCTGCTTCAGTAACGTGTGTTGCTATTCTAGCAACTTTGGCATTATACTTTGCAGCAAATTCCAAGTCTTTTTTCGTTCCTATTCCTGGTAATAATAATACATCTAGTTTAGCATATTTTAACACTCCAGAAACAGCTTTTAAATATTCTTCGTCAGAAGCTCTGGCAAATCCATATTGGTATGAAGTCCCCCCTAAACCATCGCCATGCCCAATTTCAATGGTATCTATACCTGCTTCATCTAATGCCGTAGCGATTTGTGCCATATCTTCTGGTGAAAACTGGTGACTAACAGCGTGCATACCATCTCGTAATGTTGAATCAACTATACGTATTCGCTTTTGCAATTAAACTACCTCCTTTTCAATATCCTTGACAATTTTTTGGGCTATCTTATCAGCAACTGCTTTTGCTGCAGAGGTTATTATATCGAGGTTACCAGAATACTTAGGCAAATAATGACCTGCACCTTCCACTTCCACCATAATAGTGACCTTGTCTCCATCAATTATTGGAGGAACTCTCAATTTATAACCAGGTACATATTCTTGGACCTTGGAAACCATAGCTGCTACTGATTCCCTGATAGCCTTTTCATCTGGATTTTTTACTTTAGTATAGATTGTATCCCTCATCATAATAGGTGGTTCGGCAGGGTTTAATATAATTATTGCTTTTCCTCTTTTAGCTCTACCTACTATTTCAATTCCCTTTGCAGTTGTCTTGGTAAACTCATCAATGTTCTGACGGGTACCCGGTCCCGCACTTCTACTGCTTATAGTTGCTACTATTTCTGCATATTCAACTTCTGCCACCTGGCTAACTGCTGCTACCATGGGAATTGTAGCTTGCCCCCCGCAGGTTACTAGATTGATATTTGGGCTATCTATATACTCATCTAGGTTTACAGTAGGTATTACATAAGGACCAACTGCAGCCGGAGTTAAATCAATAGCCACTTTTCCGTCCTTTTCTAATAATGGAGCATGTTTTAAGTGAGGCCTAGCTCCTGTTGAATCAAAGACTATTTTAATCTCATCATTTCCAAGAATTGCAGAAATACCTTTATCGGACGTTCTAAACCCATTTTCTCTGGCAAGTCTAAGTCCTTCTGAGTTTGGATCAATACCTACCATAATGTCTAGGTCTACATACTTACTTTCCATTAACTTATACATTAAGTCAATCCCAATATTTCCAGGACCAATAATTGCTACTTTAATTTTTTGTGCCATTTAACTATACCTCCATATGATTTAAACTTTTATGACACCCAGCACTATCAAAGATGTAATTCCGTTGTTTAGTAATGCTAAACACCATTTAGTTATATTATACAGATATAATTCTTCATGTCCTTAAAATTTCCTTTTAATTAGCAAAAATAATTTCTTTAAGTTTAGCGCAGAATCATTTCATGAGAAACCTCTTCCAAAACTCCTCAATAAATGTATAATGATACAAGAATGATTTTTGGAGGATTTTAAATGCAAAATGAGCTTGTAAAAATTGAATGCTGCCGCGCCAAAGATAGTTGCCCCAGGGCTTTAGGCGATCCAGGCGAGCTAGTAAAATATGTTACTGAAGCACTCAAAAACACGAATTATTCTTTAAGAAGACAAAAAGTACTACAAGATAGCCTTAAGCACTCCAAGGTTTTTAAGATCAGCTTAGCAGGATGCCCAAATTGCTGCTCCCAACCACAAATAAAAGATTTTGGAGCTTACAAAGCAATATACCCTGAGGTTTTTGAAGAGAAATGCACCTTATGTGAAAATTGTATAAGGCAGTGCAGGGAAGGTGCACTTTTTTTGGACGGCAGTAATAAGGTTTTAGTTGATTTGGAAAAATGTATAGGCTGTGGGGATTGCCTAAAGTTTTGTGCACAGGAAGCGATAAGTACTGGTCAAGAATTCTGGCGACTTATTGTTGGGGGCAAGTTGGGTAGGCATCCACAACTTGCAGTAAAAATAGCTGATGTTGCCTGTAAAGAGGATATTCGGCCTTATCTTGAAAAATATCTCGAAATACAATTGGATAGTAAAGATCCTCACTTGAGGTTAGGAGATCTGATTAACAAAGAAAGCATTAAAGAATAGTTTCTTAAATTTAAACACTAAAACAAAACTTGGCTTGCGCCAGTAGTTCTAGCATTGTGTCTTTTGCAATGCGTAGAAATACCAGTACTATAGTGCGCCAAGTCTTTGACGCAGGCGGGAGCCTTAGTCTTTGTGAATACTATCTACCTTGTTGAACTTATACTTTCTGATAGTACAAAAAAACAGGGGTCTGTATTGAAGCACCCCTGTTTTTATAGCAAGCTCCGTTTTGGAAGGCTTTTGATATGAAAAACATGCCAATTCTCAGTTTGAATGACCTCAAAATATAAAATAGCAATACAGACTATGAATAGAATTATTCACCCATTGCTAATTTAGATGCCATTCTATATACCAATTTTAAGCTATAATAATTTCGGGTACGTATATACGACTCACTTTACAGCATCCATGATAAAAGCCTTATCACTTAAATCTCTTTGGACAACAATCCCTTTACTACATGGAACTAGCAAGCTTAGTATATAAAAACTTTATCGGCTTTTTCAGTCAGTTCAGCTAACTCTGCCATGCAACTCCTTTCTGTGCCTTCTATCATATTTTCTTCGCTCAATCCACGAGCGTCCATACAGGAACCTCAGAGTTTTACTTTGCCCTTTTTTGCCAAAATGCCTTTAAACATACGCTCCACATTATAGAATCCTTGGGGGGTATTCTGACCTTTAACAGCATTGTAAACTCCATCTGCTGATAAATTAACTATCACGTCGTTGTTTTGTTCTTTTTGTAATGCCATAACTAGTCGTAAAGCATTATATGTTTTTTCAGAACCGTAAGGACTTTCATTTAATATAAATAAGCAATTCATTTGTCACCTATCCTTTCTAAATTAAACTTTTCTATTTCTTAATATTCAACCCTATAGTAAATCCAGCAAAATGGCACCTGAACCCAAATTTTTCAGTCTATCAAACCTCAGCCTCCTTTCAGTAATAATTCAAACTATGCTCTGGACGATTGGAGCGAACCTTTTGCTATGACTAAGCTATTTTTCTTTTCTGCCTGATAAAATTTAATTGAAATAAAGGTAAATAGGATCGTTGCAAAAATTATACTTACATAATTTAAAACTAGAAGTATTGTACTCGGATAGTAATTTCCCCAAACATAAACTCCCAAAACTTGAGAGCCAACAAAAGCTCAGACCATACTCCATTGGGTTGGAGAAAAATCACTTTTATAAAAATAGTTCTTAAAGTAATCACTTAGCAAGTATAAACAAAAAATAGCCCAACTGATTGTGATAACGTAGGAAAAATTAATAAATGAGAAGGATAAAACATCTACATTAAATTCAAAATGCGAGCTCAAATAGGATGTAATTCTATAAAAACTAAATCCGAACAGACAGGTAATGGGAACTACTATAAAGTAGCTTGGCAGAACCTGCTTTGGAGGTAAGCTGCTGGATTGTATCTGTAGATAAACCAAATATGTCAATTTAGTTATTAATAAGAAAATCCCAACACTTAACGCAAAAAATGAAGCAAAAGCTGCTATAGACGAGATCACCCTATCACTTGCCATAGAGGCAATTCCAGAACCAGTTAAATTAACTACACCAAATGCAAAAACGTCAATTAACCAAACAAAATTTAATTTAGGTAAATCAAGTGGCTGGCAAAACCAGGCTTTTACAAGCTTAAGTTCAAGCACAAACAGCATACACAATAAGAAGCCATAAAAGATTAATGCTGGTAACATCATAGATTGCAAATTAGATGATAATTCTGGAATAAAAAAACCTACTGGACCCAAGATCACATTTGCACTCATAGACAGAGAGGCAATAGGTACTAAAATCCCTATGTTTTGTGTTGGTGCTCCATTCATAAAATCCTTATATTCCTTATTATTGAACAACCATTGAATGAGGCTTTTCACAAAAACAATACTAAAGAGCAAGTTTATTATAGTTAATGCTAACATAATTCCAATTAAAGGGTAAAATGTAAAGATTTGACCCAAGGATAGTTTAGCCCATGTTATATTTGATATTGTTATTAGTCCTTCCCCATGTGGTACTGCAAACATTAAATAATTGAAAGCCATTAGTGCAACTCCACCTGCAGCTAAGGGCAACTGAAATTTAAAAGGTGTAAACTTCATGATAAATCCTCCTTATGCTTTTTTAATTCCAAGTATTTATTAAAAAACCTCAATAACCCTTTCACTTTTTTCTATCACTCGTCCAATTTCTGCTGTTACCAAGCAACCTGCCTTCATTAATGCTGTTTTTAATTGTTCTGCTTTTTCTTGTGAAACAGCTATCAACAAACCCCCAGCTGTCTGAGCATCACATAAAAGCATTTCTTCTTCCTTAGAGCTATGTCTTTCCCACTTAACGTTATTTCTAATATAACGGTAATTATTGTGAGTCCCAGCAGGGATTGCTCCAGCTTTAGCTAATTCTTTAGCACCTTCTATTAATGGAATCTTGTTTAGAAAAACCTGAGCTGAAGTATTACTGCCATTCATCATCTCTCTTAAGTGCCCTAACAACCCAAAACCCGTTATATCTGTACAAGCATGAACACCTACCTCTATCATCGCCTCCGAAGCTCCTTTATTTAGATGTGCCATGATATTATATATTTCTTGTTCTGTTTCACTACCCGTCAATCCACGATCAATCGCAGTAGTTAAAATACCTATTCCTAATGGTTTTGTTAGAAACAACGCATCTCCCTTCTGGGATCCAGATTTTCTTACCATCTGAGCTGGATTCACAAATCCAGTTACAGCCATACCATATTTGGGTGCATTATCTTCTACTGAGTGTCCGCCAGCAATTGTAACTCCCGCTTCTAAAGCTTTATCAGTTCCCCCTTTTAAAATTTCTTGTAATATACTTAAGGGTAAGCTTTTAACTGGAAACTCCACTATGTTTAAGGCATAGGCGGGTTTAGCACCCATAGCATAGATATCCCCGATAGCATTGGCTGCAGCTACAGCACCAAAGGCATATG
Proteins encoded in this region:
- a CDS encoding 4-hydroxy-2-oxovalerate aldolase, which encodes MHAVSHQFSPEDMAQIATALDEAGIDTIEIGHGDGLGGTSYQYGFARASDEEYLKAVSGVLKYAKLDVLLLPGIGTKKDLEFAAKYNAKVARIATHVTEADVGEQHIKLAKELGMEAIGFLMMSHMVTPEKVVEQAKLFESYGADVVYVTDSAGAMVPVEIAARIRAVKEAVSIPVGHHAHNNLSLALANTLAAIEAGADMVDGTCKGLGAGAGNTQTEVLVAVLNKLGYETGVDLYKIMDVADDIVAPKMKRPQVIDKNSLSIGYAGVYGSFLLHAERAAEKFGVDARDILIELGQRKTVGGQEDMIIDVAYELSKK
- a CDS encoding acetaldehyde dehydrogenase (acetylating), with translation MAQKIKVAIIGPGNIGIDLMYKLMESKYVDLDIMVGIDPNSEGLRLARENGFRTSDKGISAILGNDEIKIVFDSTGARPHLKHAPLLEKDGKVAIDLTPAAVGPYVIPTVNLDEYIDSPNINLVTCGGQATIPMVAAVSQVAEVEYAEIVATISSRSAGPGTRQNIDEFTKTTAKGIEIVGRAKRGKAIIILNPAEPPIMMRDTIYTKVKNPDEKAIRESVAAMVSKVQEYVPGYKLRVPPIIDGDKVTIMVEVEGAGHYLPKYSGNLDIITSAAKAVADKIAQKIVKDIEKEVV
- a CDS encoding selenide, water dikinase, translated to MGLKEDAAVYQINPSLAIVQTVDFITPVLNDPYAFGAVAAANAIGDIYAMGAKPAYALNIVEFPVKSLPLSILQEILKGGTDKALEAGVTIAGGHSVEDNAPKYGMAVTGFVNPAQMVRKSGSQKGDALFLTKPLGIGILTTAIDRGLTGSETEQEIYNIMAHLNKGASEAMIEVGVHACTDITGFGLLGHLREMMNGSNTSAQVFLNKIPLIEGAKELAKAGAIPAGTHNNYRYIRNNVKWERHSSKEEEMLLCDAQTAGGLLIAVSQEKAEQLKTALMKAGCLVTAEIGRVIEKSERVIEVF